The sequence ACAATCCGCGCCGCGATATTCGCCACGTTGGCACCAATAACAATAGGCGGTCATTTGCCTACCGATTTTATAACCTGAAAGGTCGGCTGGGTTTGACAGCTCAAAGGTAACGGCGACATTATCCTCGTTGACCTTTTTATCTACATACCAAATCTCAACCGCTTCTTGGGTTGGATCTGCTTCACTATTGCCAGTGTGGAAGTTGGCCGCATCGAGATATTTTGCCAACGTGCGGTGTATTGTTACCTTGGCTTGCTCCATATTCTGAAAATACAGGCACAAGGCGCTAATACTGCCATCGATATTTGCCACAGTTAGGGTTGGCGTACTTGGCGAGCCATCGGAGTTAACTTCAACCCCTTCTAACTGCGCTGGCCATGCGCTGTATTGCTCGCCTTGCCAATGGATAATCCGCGCGGGTAAATTGGGCTGATTAAGATCGGTTTCTGAGTATGGGATATTGTGAGCATGAAAGCGCAGGATATCCGCACCAAAGGCGGTACCGTCGATTTCATAGAGAATAATCTCATTGCCCGGTTCTAGGGTTTGAATATCAGCACTAAGCATCGGCTGCACCTTTGGTCCATAGTTTGCCTTGCTCGATAATCGCTAAGCTGTGCGCCTGGCGAATTTGATCAACGGTAACGGCTGTTTCAGTGTTATCTGCTAAACGCCAAATGGTTGAATTAATCCCAGCATCCTCAGAGGCATGTATTGCGGCCAACATACGGCGTTGTGATTGTTCGTCACCATCAAACACCAGCCCATCAACCTCAACAGTAATCGAATTAACTGCCGCGGCACGTTGAGTGCGAAATAGGTATTCATCAATGCTGATGCCATCTATCAATATCTCAGCGCGATATTGCTCAATCGTTTTAAGTTCAGGGCGAACAGGCTCAGGCTCTGCAAATAAAGGCTGCTCAATCGCTTGCTGATCTTGCTCATCTATTGTTAACGCTGGCGCATTAAGCTCGGCATCTGCTTTACGCGCAATCCATGCTTGATACTGCTCGAACCAATCCCATTGCAGCGTGACAGCGTACAACTCGATAAACTTATCGATCACATGGTGCATTGCTGGATTAGCGGCATGGATTCTAGCTACTCGCAGTACATCATAGAGTGATACTGCGTAAGGGCGTTGCTTAATCACTTTCTCTGGCAATGTTTGCGCGCCGTTATCGCCAGCGGTGACTTCTTCATAAAACATTTCCATGGTTACACCTTATTTTTAAACCATCCAATCGGCTCACGCAGGCGAGCCGTTCCCACTGATACAGTCACACCATTATCATTGGGTTTGGTTGATTGGTTATCTACAATGGCTTGCTTGCCATCGTCACCCCAGTTAGTGCCATTGTGTTTTAGCTCGGTATAAGCGAAATGAGGAACGGCTTGCTGGTTGATGTTGGCAAGATAGCTCACCACTTTAAATGCCGGTGAATTATTTGCTGGCGTTCCAAGTGTTAATGCTTGGTGAGTTACTCCATCAAAATTTAATGCAGAGGTTAATTTTCCTGATCCATCGATGGCGCAAGATAATAGCGACTTATTATTAACTGATACGCCTGCATTGTTTTTTAGTACCTTGCCGATTAACGACTCACCAAGTAAAGCACCGCTTTCTGGACGATAGTCAGATGATGCAAATACGTTATATGGCACTATGCCAGCTAACACAGCATTTGGTGCGATTTCAGTTTGTTTTGCAAATGCTTGGTATTGAGAAATCCACACCAACTCAGCCGATCCAGCAGGAGTACCATTTGTCGGTCCTTCAATATTTAGATTTGCTACACTCCAAGTAGAACCATTGTTTAGTGAGTACACCTGTATAGCGCTTGCTTTAATGGTTTTTCTTGACATTTCCCATACAGATGCCGCATTAACAACTAAACCACCTATCCACCCATTTTTTAGTTGAGGTGTTGAGTATATATTATTAGCACTTCCTGCTATTTCAGTAGCTAAAAATGATCCGCCAGCATAATAAGGCAACTCACGCCGCTGAATTGGATAAATGACTTCATCCTTGTTGATTGTAATAGATCCATATAAAGCAGTATCCCATCTAATCCAATTTTCACCAGCGCCAACACCGCTTCCTTTTGCCCAGATTTTAACGTCTTTTTTTGAACCATTACTTGATGTAAAAGTTAAATAATCACCAATATTCCATTGATTTGAATCATTTACATATAATGCACCATCATTAATTAAGGTGTTTAATTGTGTGGCTGGATCATTAACCTTGGTAAATGATAAATATTCAAAACCTCGATAAGTACCATTATAAACTTTATGGGCTGCTCCTGCATAATCAAAGCTTTCAACTCCATTAGCCGAGTAGCGCATATCACGACATACGCCGCCAAAACCATCTGCATAAATAGCATCGAAATAGCGTCCTCCAGTCTCAGGGCGTCCAGATTTTCCGGTGGCAATAGAACCAGAGCCAGCAAGCAGCTTTGTAGGATTAAAGCAATCTGCTCTTGATGTGATACTTGCGGCAGTGTTATACCAGAAAGTATCACCAACAAATTTAGCTGCGCCTAGCGGGTTAAATGACGGATGATAACCACCATCATTTAACCGCAGCACATTGCCAAAATAGAGCAGGTTTTTACCTGCTTTCAGCCATAAATCGCCAAAAGCATTGAGTGAATATCCCTGTTCTGATGGTGATGGTACGCCATCAGTCGTGCCTGAAAATGAAACCTTGTATAACTGCCACTGATAGATTTTTCCATCTGTGCCGATATATGTGGTGTTGGCATTGGCCGAGAAGAAATCTTTTTTCTGCTGATCTGTCGCGGTAAATAGGTTTACTGCTGCACCAACACCACGCAATCCGCCTTGATAGGCATTGGGTGATGCTGCGCTTATCTCAACCTTTTCTGCCTCAATACCATACATATCCATACGTTCTGGAAGTGTTGATGTAGGGTGTGATGGCAGAGTTAATACAAATTGATTAGTTAAGTTGAAAACTATACCGTCAATGTGTACCGATGCATTATCTGTTTTAGACCCACCCACCCCGCCAGCTTTACCAATAAGCAAGGTGTTTGGTGTAGTAAGCGCGGTATAAAGCCCAGGCTTGCATTCATTAACTTGCTTGCCTGATTCATGATTACCAAAGCTAACCCAACCACTCGCTGCATAGCGTTCTTTGTTTTGTGCACGATTCGCTTCAAACTGCGCTTGTGACATGGCTGAGGAGAGTACTTCTACGGCCAAAAAGTTACGGTTGGTTTTTTCAAAGGCTGAGCGAGCTGTATCGCCACCCGTGCCTGCTGGATGGGTGCCTAGATTAATCGTTTCAAATGCCATGTGATTTTCCTAAATATCAGGTCCGATAGCGAATTAAGGATGAAATGCTTGTTCGAAAGTGGCGGCGATGCGATACATACCGCCGCCTAACGGGGTATTAGTGACCTGCTTTACTTGCCATAGCGATGCAGTGCCAAGGGGTGGTGTCCAGATAAATGACTTAGCGCCTTGATGTTCATCAAAAAAGCCGATAATGGCTTCGGCCATGGCTATTTTTTTGGTGAATGTTAGCGGCCAGCTTTGCACCTTGCTGTTAATGCCATCGCCTGCTGATTGACTGTAGCCATCCCCAAACTGTGCAGAGCGAGTACGATATTGGGTGTCGCCTGTGGCGCCGTTGTCTGGTGCCCATGTGAATGTTTGCGGCATTAGCGATACCCTCCAGCCATGGTGCGACCAATTTGGCCGTTAGGCTTTAGGTCATTGGCGAGCAATTGGCGATATTTTTGTTCAACAAACTTGCCTAGCTCGCTGCCGAACTGGCTTAATGCTGGCGTATCGGCCGTGGTGGTTGCGTTACCACTTTGATCGATATTCACCTCAACATGCACCACGCCAGCGCCAGCTGTTGCCGAGGCTGGTACGCCGTTATAGGCCGCGCCGCCTACTATGCCGCCATTGTCGTAACCTTTATGACCTTTGCGCATAGCTTCGACTGTGGCCACGCCACCGGCACGGGCTACATCTCGTTGTGACCAAACCACCTCGCCGCGATGAACAATACCTGCAGGCTCATATTTACCGCCTGCGCCTGTGTAACCACCGGATGAATAACCAACGGCGCCACCTTCAGAGAATCCCCCAAAAATACTGCTGGCGATACCTGCAATCGCTTTTTGCATGGCGATTTTTGCAATGTCAGCCAAGATAGACTTGGTTAACCAGGCAAAGTCGGCCTTACCTGTGGTTACAAAGTCGGTTAAGGCGTCAGTCATGCCACCAAAGGCGCTATCAAAGAGTTTTTCAGTTTGGCCAGCCATATCCGCTGCGGCATCAATGTAGTTTTGCATTGATGAACGGGCACCATTTGTCCAGTCAGCTTGCTTGGCATCGAGGGCAATGTAGTACTCATTCTGCGC comes from Shewanella oneidensis MR-1 and encodes:
- a CDS encoding phage minor tail protein L, which codes for MLSADIQTLEPGNEIILYEIDGTAFGADILRFHAHNIPYSETDLNQPNLPARIIHWQGEQYSAWPAQLEGVEVNSDGSPSTPTLTVANIDGSISALCLYFQNMEQAKVTIHRTLAKYLDAANFHTGNSEADPTQEAVEIWYVDKKVNEDNVAVTFELSNPADLSGYKIGRQMTAYCYWCQRGEYRGADCGYTGEAMFTDEDQPTDNPALDQCSGTIKGCTLRFGENNELPHGGFPSVRLIR
- a CDS encoding DUF4376 domain-containing protein, translated to MEMFYEEVTAGDNGAQTLPEKVIKQRPYAVSLYDVLRVARIHAANPAMHHVIDKFIELYAVTLQWDWFEQYQAWIARKADAELNAPALTIDEQDQQAIEQPLFAEPEPVRPELKTIEQYRAEILIDGISIDEYLFRTQRAAAVNSITVEVDGLVFDGDEQSQRRMLAAIHASEDAGINSTIWRLADNTETAVTVDQIRQAHSLAIIEQGKLWTKGAADA
- a CDS encoding Lambda phage protein of known function, which encodes MAFETINLGTHPAGTGGDTARSAFEKTNRNFLAVEVLSSAMSQAQFEANRAQNKERYAASGWVSFGNHESGKQVNECKPGLYTALTTPNTLLIGKAGGVGGSKTDNASVHIDGIVFNLTNQFVLTLPSHPTSTLPERMDMYGIEAEKVEISAASPNAYQGGLRGVGAAVNLFTATDQQKKDFFSANANTTYIGTDGKIYQWQLYKVSFSGTTDGVPSPSEQGYSLNAFGDLWLKAGKNLLYFGNVLRLNDGGYHPSFNPLGAAKFVGDTFWYNTAASITSRADCFNPTKLLAGSGSIATGKSGRPETGGRYFDAIYADGFGGVCRDMRYSANGVESFDYAGAAHKVYNGTYRGFEYLSFTKVNDPATQLNTLINDGALYVNDSNQWNIGDYLTFTSSNGSKKDVKIWAKGSGVGAGENWIRWDTALYGSITINKDEVIYPIQRRELPYYAGGSFLATEIAGSANNIYSTPQLKNGWIGGLVVNAASVWEMSRKTIKASAIQVYSLNNGSTWSVANLNIEGPTNGTPAGSAELVWISQYQAFAKQTEIAPNAVLAGIVPYNVFASSDYRPESGALLGESLIGKVLKNNAGVSVNNKSLLSCAIDGSGKLTSALNFDGVTHQALTLGTPANNSPAFKVVSYLANINQQAVPHFAYTELKHNGTNWGDDGKQAIVDNQSTKPNDNGVTVSVGTARLREPIGWFKNKV
- a CDS encoding phage tail protein: MPQTFTWAPDNGATGDTQYRTRSAQFGDGYSQSAGDGINSKVQSWPLTFTKKIAMAEAIIGFFDEHQGAKSFIWTPPLGTASLWQVKQVTNTPLGGGMYRIAATFEQAFHP